In Thermococcus gorgonarius, the genomic window AACATTGATTTCCCGTAAGTTGAGGTGATATGCATAAAATCGAAAAAGATGGCATTCGTCCTTCTGCTGTTGGATGCCGTTCTGTTATTTGCCTCTTGAGCAAGTGCCCAGGAAGGACCTTACTATTACGTCAAAACTTATGGTGGTTCGGGATGGGACAGCGGTGATGCCATGGCTATAGCCCCCAACGGTGACGTTCTCGTTACCGGCTACACCGAGAGCTTGTGAACTAGCTTCCTGACATGGGCCTTTGGCTCTCTACCAGTCTACACCAACCTGGCGGAGAGCTGAAGTTTAATTCAACGGCATGCCAACTGGAAATCCCTAATTGAAAACTACAAAGCTTACTCCTCCTGAGGAGAAGATGAAACCTTCCCTTTTCTTCTAATTTTAGAGGTAAACATTTAAGAGGACAAAACCCTGTAGTACAAACGGACTGTTTTAAAGAGTGCCAAGGGTGATAGCGTGTTCAACGTAGTCGTGGTCAGATACGGAGAAATCGGAACGAAGTCGAGACAGACAAGGAAATGGTTTGAGAACATCCTTATGAACAACATCCGGGAGGCCCTGGTGAGCGAGGGGATTGACTTCAAGAAAGTCGAGGCCAAGCACGGCCGCGTTCTGGTGAGGACGAATAGGGCAAGGGAAGCAGTAGAAGTCCTAACCCGGGTTTTCGGCATCGTCTCCCTCTCCCCGGCGATGGAAGTTGAGGCAGACATGGATAAGATAAACAAGACCGCACTCAGGCTTTTCAGGAAGAAAAAGCGCGAACTCGGGCTTGAGAAGCCCAGATTCAGGGTCACTGCGAGGAGGATAACCAAGGAGTTCCCGCTCAAGAGTCCCGAGATACAGGCGAAGGTCGGTGAATACATCCTCGAGAACGAAGAGAGCGAGGTTGACCTGCACAACTACGATATTGAGGTTGGAGTGGAGCTGATGGAGGGGAAAGCATACGTTTTCGTCGATAAAATCAGGGCCTGGGGTGGTCTGCCGATAGGAACTCAGGGCAAAGTCGTGGCCTTACTAAGCGGCGGTATTGATTCTCCCGTTGCTGCTTTCCTCATGATGAAGCGCGGCGTTGAGGTGATTCCGGTTCACATCTACATGGGGGAGAAAACCCTCGAAAAGGTCAGGAAGATATGGAACCAGCTGAAGAAGTACCACTACGGCGGAAAGAGCGAGCTGATAGTGGTCAAGCCGAAGGATCGTGAGAAAATCATTCAAAAGCTCAAAGAGATGAAGAAGGAGAAGTACACCTGCGTCTTCTGCAAGTTTATGATGGTGAGGAACGCCGACAAAATTGCCAAAGAGTTCGGTGCAAAGGGCATAGTCATGGGTGATTCGCTCGGGCAGGTTGCTTCCCAGACGCTCGAAAACATGTACATCGTCAGTCAGGCGACGGATCTGCCTATATACCGCCCGCTCATAGGCATGGACAAGGTGGAAATAGTCGAGATAGCCAAGAAAATAGGCACCTTCGAGCTCTCCACATTTCCTGAGGACGAGATACCATTCATACCAAAACACCCGGTCATAAGGGGCTCCTGGGAGGAGTTCAGGAAGATATACAAAGCGATATTCGGAGAGGAACCAAAGAAAAGGGAGTGCTGAGGTGAGAATATGGAATTCGAAAAGCTATCCGCTTATATCTCGATCTTTCTTCCGGTGATATTCCTGGCGGGCCTCACAATCGTGCTCAGCAAAAACCCGTGGTTCTCCTTCACGGACAACGCCCTCAGCGACATGGGTTCGCTCAAAAACCCAGAGAGGTGGTACTTCAACGGCTTTCTGATGACTTTCGCAGTTATAAGCTTTATAGCAGCCTTTGGAGCATTTAGAAGCGGTCTCAGCTACTTAATGATTTTTGCGTCGGTTTCACTCTTCCTCGTGGGCGTTTTCCCGGAGGAGTACGCGCCACATGCTCCAGCCGCGGTTCTCTTCTACGTTCTCGCACTGGCAGATATAGCCATCGTCGGGATTAAGCTCGGCCGCTCTGGGGTTTCTCTCGGGTACCTGTGGTCAGTTCTGGCACTTCTGACATTCGTTCTGATGCTTTACCTAGTCAAAGCTCGCGTCTTCAAGGGTTTAGCCATTCCGGAGATGGTCGGCGCAATAACAATACTCACTTGGTTCGTTTACATCGGGCTGCTCCGGCTGTGTTCTCAACCATAAGTTGGGAAAAACTTCATATATCCTTCTTCCCCTTCCCGAAACATGAAGGCAGTTGCACTCCTCAGTTCGGGCATCGACTCACCGGTCGCTATTTACCTCATGCTCCGGAAGGGGCTGGAGATAACGCCCGTCCACTTCAGGCAGAGCCCCAGAAAGGAATCCAAGGTGATAGAGCTATATGAGATTCTCAGGCGCTATGGAAAGCTCAACGAGCCCGTTATCATAGACGCCTACGAGGAGCAGGTGCCGGTCTTTTCGAAGCTCGCCGAGCTCGGAAAGGCCAAGTGGACGTGTCTCTTCTGCAAGTGGACGATGGTGAGAAAGGCCTGTAGGATAGGGCATGAAATTGGGGCGAGGGCGATAGTTACCGGAGATTCACTCGGTCAGGTCGCTTCCCAGACCCTAGACAACCTGGTGATAATAAGCTCCGCCAGCGACCTGCCCATACTGAGGCCGCTCATAGGGATGGATAAGGAGGAGATAGTTAAGATAGCCAGGGAGATAGGGACGTTTGAGGTCAGCATCGAGCCCGAGGAACCGTGCCCCTTCGTACCCAAGCATCCCATCATAAGGGGCTCTCCCGGAGAGTTCCTGAGAATAAAGGAACGGCTTATGAGGAAAGGTGTTCTCTGAATTTGAGAGGGACTTTAATAATAGCCTCGGGAATGTTTTGAAAACCACAAGCTTTTATACTGCATCTCTCAATTTACAATGCCCCCGCGCGAGGACCCCGGGGAGAATGAACCGGGGGGCGATGCGGGGGCCACAGCCCGGTCTCAGCGAGGTCCCCGCGGGAGGGCCTTCCGCGTTACGGAGCGCGATGACCGCGGGAAACCCAGACCGGGCACAGTTCTGGCCCGCCTGGGTTAACCCGTCCGATTCTGCCGTCTGGCTGAGATGAGGACGGGGGTTACGGGCGGGCCACAGCTTTCACGATTTTCTAA contains:
- the thiI gene encoding tRNA uracil 4-sulfurtransferase ThiI, with the translated sequence MFNVVVVRYGEIGTKSRQTRKWFENILMNNIREALVSEGIDFKKVEAKHGRVLVRTNRAREAVEVLTRVFGIVSLSPAMEVEADMDKINKTALRLFRKKKRELGLEKPRFRVTARRITKEFPLKSPEIQAKVGEYILENEESEVDLHNYDIEVGVELMEGKAYVFVDKIRAWGGLPIGTQGKVVALLSGGIDSPVAAFLMMKRGVEVIPVHIYMGEKTLEKVRKIWNQLKKYHYGGKSELIVVKPKDREKIIQKLKEMKKEKYTCVFCKFMMVRNADKIAKEFGAKGIVMGDSLGQVASQTLENMYIVSQATDLPIYRPLIGMDKVEIVEIAKKIGTFELSTFPEDEIPFIPKHPVIRGSWEEFRKIYKAIFGEEPKKREC
- a CDS encoding DUF998 domain-containing protein, which gives rise to MEFEKLSAYISIFLPVIFLAGLTIVLSKNPWFSFTDNALSDMGSLKNPERWYFNGFLMTFAVISFIAAFGAFRSGLSYLMIFASVSLFLVGVFPEEYAPHAPAAVLFYVLALADIAIVGIKLGRSGVSLGYLWSVLALLTFVLMLYLVKARVFKGLAIPEMVGAITILTWFVYIGLLRLCSQP
- a CDS encoding adenine nucleotide alpha hydrolase family protein; the encoded protein is MKAVALLSSGIDSPVAIYLMLRKGLEITPVHFRQSPRKESKVIELYEILRRYGKLNEPVIIDAYEEQVPVFSKLAELGKAKWTCLFCKWTMVRKACRIGHEIGARAIVTGDSLGQVASQTLDNLVIISSASDLPILRPLIGMDKEEIVKIAREIGTFEVSIEPEEPCPFVPKHPIIRGSPGEFLRIKERLMRKGVL